One window of the Burkholderiales bacterium genome contains the following:
- a CDS encoding serine hydrolase domain-containing protein, whose product MTTSPELHDPEALGFIPDRLKRIDTALQREVAEGTLPGAVLAISRQGKLAYCAAFGHLDPRAGTPMRTDAIFSIASMTKPMTAVAALLLYEEGRLMVNEPVGKYLPRLARMRVGIPGCDGTPEQTVDLARDMTIQDLMRHTAGVSYGRGSTPLHAIWPVGSAWAATRWTGAEFISKLAELPLHYQPGSKWEYSLGLDVLGLCVEAVAGMPLREFLARRVFEPLGMRDTGFVVPESELARYAKPFANDPLTREPQTLRDGTRLHKFDCGGGCAVSTALDYLKFAEMLGNGGEREGVRILGRKTVDYMSADHIGPEIDTSLLRAYPNIDGYGFGLGVAVRRGGGVSGVASTPGEFHWAGSTGTYFWVDPSEELAVSFMAHAPGSIRYYHRQVVHALVAQALV is encoded by the coding sequence ATGACGACCTCGCCCGAGCTCCACGATCCCGAAGCCCTGGGCTTCATCCCCGACCGTCTGAAACGCATCGACACCGCGCTCCAGCGCGAAGTCGCCGAAGGCACGCTGCCCGGCGCGGTGCTCGCGATCTCGCGCCAAGGCAAGCTCGCGTACTGCGCGGCGTTCGGCCACCTCGATCCTCGAGCAGGCACGCCGATGCGCACCGATGCGATCTTCAGCATCGCGTCGATGACCAAGCCGATGACAGCGGTCGCCGCGCTCCTGCTGTACGAAGAGGGGCGGCTCATGGTCAACGAGCCCGTCGGCAAGTACCTGCCGCGGCTCGCGCGCATGCGTGTCGGCATCCCGGGCTGCGACGGCACGCCGGAGCAGACCGTCGATCTCGCGCGCGACATGACGATCCAGGATCTCATGCGCCACACCGCGGGGGTCTCCTACGGCCGCGGCTCGACGCCGCTGCACGCGATCTGGCCGGTCGGCTCGGCGTGGGCGGCGACGCGGTGGACGGGCGCCGAATTCATCTCGAAGCTCGCCGAGCTTCCGCTGCACTACCAGCCCGGATCGAAGTGGGAATACAGCCTCGGTCTCGACGTGCTCGGCCTGTGCGTCGAAGCGGTCGCGGGCATGCCGCTGCGCGAGTTCCTCGCCCGGCGCGTATTCGAGCCGCTCGGCATGCGCGACACCGGCTTCGTCGTGCCCGAGAGCGAGCTCGCGCGCTACGCGAAGCCGTTTGCGAACGACCCGCTCACGCGCGAGCCGCAGACGCTGCGCGACGGCACCAGGCTGCACAAGTTCGATTGCGGCGGCGGCTGCGCGGTGTCGACCGCGCTCGATTATCTGAAGTTCGCCGAGATGCTCGGCAACGGCGGCGAGCGCGAAGGCGTCCGCATCCTCGGCCGCAAGACCGTCGACTACATGAGCGCCGATCACATCGGCCCGGAGATCGACACCTCGCTGCTGCGCGCGTATCCCAACATCGACGGCTACGGCTTCGGCCTCGGCGTCGCGGTGCGCCGCGGCGGCGGCGTGTCGGGTGTGGCGAGCACGCCGGGTGAATTCCACTGGGCCGGCTCGACCGGCACCTACTTCTGGGTCGATCCTTCGGAAGAGCTCGCCGTAAGCTTCATGGCGCACGCACCCGGCTCGATCCGCTATTACCACCGGCAGGTGGTACATGCGCTGGTGGCGCAGGCTTTGGTGTAG
- a CDS encoding response regulator: protein MQHEKAAEPGAYRPGSPPFVDVQAGEGSPWLRAFFGPHAADPRQRVRIVRLLIASGSSLLVVALFGLGYLLGFIPEAAFLTGSAMVLGSVALFYVVFRSGANLRFSDPSLTFAQIAVSVLVTSWMLYHSGQARTIYTLIYMVSFFFALFQFTTGRLLLLAGAITVCYSTVVGLLWMREPASINVNLEMLRFAILAASLLWFALMGGYIQKLRGRLRKARDSANAASRAKSEFLANMSHEIRTPMNGMLGMTELLLDTALTDTQRRYTHNVRSSCEALLTIINDILDFSKIEAGKLELDAIDFPVREITEEVAELLASRAHSKCLEVLLRIDDDVPSVVHGDPGRLRQVLINLIGNAVKFTEHGDVEVRVRRSPDSAQSEEGRCALEFSVRDTGIGLSEDAKKRLFSAFSQADGSTTRRYGGTGLGLVISQQLVRLMGGEIDVQSAPDQGSTFRFDVVVGLPAAAPPMPRARDELYGLRVLIVDDKPASCAILERHLSVAGILSASADCGERALPILESAAGRGAPYHVVLVDQKMPGMSGEALVAAIGDGAAYGHPRLVMMTSLGAGEAAPHSTGGPGIAAVISKPVRRTELYGCIAAALGAGAQSVELRQSAPQAAPAIAARVLVVEDNRINQQICLAMLRAFGCEADIANNGLEGRDAAIGGEYDVVLMDCQMPEMDGFAASAAIREHEARLNAARAAGTPQRRVAIVALTANAMEGDRDRCIDAGMDDYLSKPFKKDQLFAVLQRWAGKERLAA, encoded by the coding sequence ATGCAGCACGAGAAAGCCGCCGAACCGGGAGCGTATCGTCCCGGCAGCCCCCCGTTCGTCGATGTCCAGGCGGGCGAGGGCTCGCCATGGCTGCGCGCGTTCTTCGGCCCGCATGCGGCCGACCCGCGACAGCGGGTGCGCATCGTCCGCCTGCTGATCGCCTCCGGAAGCTCGCTGCTCGTCGTCGCGCTCTTCGGTCTGGGGTATCTCCTCGGCTTCATTCCCGAAGCGGCGTTCCTGACCGGTTCCGCGATGGTGCTCGGCTCGGTCGCGCTCTTCTACGTCGTCTTCAGGAGCGGCGCGAACCTGCGCTTCTCCGACCCCAGCCTCACTTTCGCGCAGATCGCGGTCTCGGTGCTCGTGACGAGCTGGATGCTCTATCACAGCGGGCAGGCGCGCACGATCTACACCCTGATCTACATGGTGTCGTTCTTCTTCGCGCTGTTCCAGTTCACGACCGGACGCCTGCTGCTGCTCGCCGGCGCGATCACGGTGTGCTACTCCACGGTGGTCGGGCTGCTCTGGATGCGCGAGCCGGCGTCGATCAACGTCAACCTGGAAATGCTGCGCTTCGCGATCCTCGCCGCGTCGCTGCTGTGGTTCGCGCTGATGGGCGGTTACATCCAGAAGCTGCGCGGGCGCCTGCGCAAGGCGCGCGACTCGGCGAACGCGGCGAGCCGTGCCAAGAGCGAGTTCCTGGCGAACATGAGCCACGAGATCCGCACGCCGATGAACGGCATGCTCGGCATGACCGAGCTGCTGCTCGACACCGCGCTCACCGACACCCAGCGCCGCTACACGCACAACGTGAGGAGCTCGTGCGAAGCGCTGCTGACGATCATCAACGACATCCTCGATTTCTCCAAGATCGAGGCCGGCAAGCTCGAGCTCGACGCCATCGATTTTCCGGTGCGCGAGATCACCGAAGAGGTCGCGGAGCTCCTCGCGTCCCGCGCGCATTCCAAGTGCCTCGAGGTGCTGCTGCGCATCGACGACGACGTGCCCTCGGTCGTGCACGGGGATCCCGGGCGCCTGCGGCAGGTGCTGATCAACCTGATCGGCAACGCGGTGAAGTTCACCGAGCACGGAGACGTCGAGGTCCGGGTGCGGCGCTCGCCCGATAGTGCGCAGTCGGAAGAAGGCCGCTGCGCGCTCGAGTTCAGCGTTCGCGACACCGGCATCGGCCTGAGCGAGGACGCGAAGAAGCGGCTCTTCAGCGCGTTCAGCCAGGCCGACGGCTCGACGACGCGCCGCTACGGCGGCACCGGCCTGGGGCTGGTCATTTCGCAGCAGCTCGTGAGGCTGATGGGCGGTGAGATCGACGTGCAGAGCGCGCCGGACCAGGGCTCGACCTTCCGCTTCGACGTCGTCGTCGGCCTGCCCGCCGCGGCGCCGCCGATGCCGCGCGCGCGCGACGAGCTCTACGGCCTGCGCGTGCTCATCGTCGACGACAAGCCCGCGAGCTGTGCGATCCTCGAGCGCCATCTGAGCGTCGCGGGGATCCTGAGCGCGTCCGCCGATTGCGGGGAGCGCGCGTTGCCGATACTGGAGTCCGCCGCGGGCCGCGGCGCACCGTATCACGTCGTGCTCGTCGACCAGAAGATGCCCGGCATGAGCGGCGAAGCGCTCGTCGCGGCGATCGGGGACGGTGCGGCGTACGGACATCCGAGACTCGTCATGATGACCTCGCTCGGTGCGGGCGAAGCGGCGCCGCACTCGACCGGCGGACCGGGCATCGCCGCGGTCATCAGCAAGCCGGTGCGCCGCACGGAACTCTACGGGTGCATCGCCGCCGCGCTCGGCGCGGGAGCGCAGAGCGTGGAGCTTCGGCAGTCCGCGCCGCAGGCCGCACCGGCGATCGCCGCACGCGTGCTCGTGGTCGAAGACAACCGGATCAACCAGCAGATCTGCCTCGCGATGCTGCGCGCATTCGGCTGCGAGGCCGACATCGCGAACAACGGCCTCGAAGGGCGCGATGCCGCGATCGGGGGCGAGTACGACGTCGTGTTGATGGATTGCCAGATGCCCGAGATGGACGGCTTCGCCGCGAGCGCCGCGATCCGCGAGCACGAGGCGCGGCTCAACGCCGCGCGTGCCGCCGGCACGCCACAGCGCCGCGTCGCCATCGTCGCGCTCACCGCCAACGCGATGGAAGGCGATCGCGACCGCTGCATCGATGCGGGCATGGACGACTATCTCTCCAAGCCTTTCAAGAAAGACCAGCTTTTCGCCGTGCTCCAGCGCTGGGCGGGCAAGGAGCGGCTGGCTGCGTAG
- a CDS encoding substrate-binding domain-containing protein, with product MSTTSVFIRIVTSNATNALLSALAARFEARTGLRVAIEHDSAKTLLARIEAGERADVAVLNAPHVERLVGLGILEAARPFARSLIGVAVRKGEPHPDVSTVDALRAALLGARAIAHTVHGASGMYVPELLRRLGIADAMKARIVTRPGGLIAKVVEAGEADIAIQQISELLAVPGVEVVAPLPDAVQKTLESAAAIFTGTPRRAAAEGWLRFFQSPEAAGLFQEKGLEAAGCSNGAVR from the coding sequence ATGTCGACCACCTCAGTATTCATTCGGATAGTCACTTCCAACGCCACGAACGCGCTGCTTTCGGCGCTCGCGGCGCGGTTCGAAGCGCGGACGGGTTTGAGAGTCGCGATCGAGCACGACTCGGCGAAGACCCTGCTTGCGCGCATCGAAGCCGGTGAGCGCGCGGACGTGGCGGTGCTCAATGCGCCGCACGTCGAACGGCTCGTCGGGCTCGGCATCCTCGAGGCCGCGCGCCCTTTTGCGCGCTCGCTGATCGGCGTCGCGGTGCGCAAAGGCGAGCCTCATCCGGACGTGAGCACGGTCGACGCGTTGCGTGCGGCGCTGCTGGGCGCCCGCGCGATCGCGCATACCGTCCATGGCGCGAGCGGCATGTACGTGCCCGAGCTGCTGCGGCGGCTGGGGATCGCGGACGCGATGAAGGCGCGCATCGTCACGCGTCCCGGCGGCCTGATCGCGAAGGTCGTGGAGGCCGGTGAGGCCGACATCGCGATCCAGCAGATCTCCGAGCTGCTGGCGGTCCCGGGCGTCGAGGTCGTGGCGCCGCTGCCCGACGCGGTGCAGAAGACGCTCGAGTCCGCGGCGGCGATCTTCACCGGAACACCACGGCGGGCGGCGGCCGAGGGGTGGTTGCGATTCTTCCAATCCCCTGAAGCAGCGGGCTTATTTCAGGAGAAAGGGCTGGAAGCAGCCGGCTGCTCGAACGGCGCGGTGCGTTAG
- a CDS encoding D-2-hydroxyacid dehydrogenase: MTTALVSKPFIAAFGDALKAEAARSGTTVEFMTLPEEKGARIAKADYDRIDCAFLDRDMRFEEQLMDAFNDALVASKTCNWLHVASSGMNPTPFAEAVLARGGTITTSTGSNAEPVAQTGFTGLLLLARGFTTYIAGQQKKEWKPLRGAQLPDDLRGQTLVLIGVGAIGKTLAGYAKAFGLKVIGVRRSPMQAGDPVDEMVHPSKLKEVLPRADWLVIACPLTSETRNLVDAEAFRTIKKGAGLVNIGRGEVMDEQAFVEAIRSGHLRGAHLDAHQQEPLPKDSPMWSLPNVIVTPHNASASNGNEPRSARIFIDNFGRRARGEPLVNIGAFE; this comes from the coding sequence ATGACCACCGCACTTGTTTCGAAGCCGTTCATCGCCGCGTTCGGCGATGCGCTGAAAGCCGAAGCCGCCAGGTCCGGCACCACCGTCGAATTCATGACCCTGCCCGAAGAGAAAGGGGCGCGTATCGCCAAAGCCGATTACGACCGCATCGACTGCGCTTTCCTCGATCGCGACATGCGCTTCGAAGAGCAGCTCATGGACGCGTTCAACGACGCGCTCGTGGCTTCGAAGACTTGCAACTGGCTCCACGTCGCGAGCTCGGGCATGAATCCGACGCCGTTCGCCGAAGCGGTCCTCGCCCGCGGCGGCACGATCACCACCTCGACGGGCTCCAACGCCGAGCCGGTCGCGCAGACCGGATTCACCGGCCTGCTCCTGCTCGCTCGAGGTTTCACCACGTATATCGCCGGCCAGCAGAAGAAGGAATGGAAACCGCTGCGCGGCGCGCAGCTCCCGGACGACCTGCGCGGCCAGACGCTGGTGTTGATCGGCGTGGGCGCGATAGGGAAGACGCTCGCCGGTTATGCGAAAGCTTTCGGGCTGAAGGTGATCGGCGTGCGGCGCAGCCCGATGCAGGCCGGCGATCCGGTCGACGAGATGGTGCACCCGTCGAAGCTCAAGGAGGTGCTGCCGCGTGCGGACTGGCTCGTCATCGCATGCCCGCTCACCAGCGAGACGCGCAACCTCGTCGACGCCGAAGCGTTCAGAACGATCAAGAAAGGCGCCGGGCTCGTCAACATCGGGCGCGGCGAAGTGATGGACGAGCAGGCGTTCGTCGAGGCGATCCGGAGCGGGCACCTGCGCGGCGCGCACCTCGACGCGCACCAGCAGGAGCCGCTGCCGAAAGATTCGCCGATGTGGAGCTTGCCGAACGTGATCGTGACGCCGCACAACGCCTCCGCCTCCAACGGCAACGAGCCACGCTCCGCGCGGATATTCATCGACAACTTCGGCCGCCGCGCACGGGGTGAGCCGCTGGTCAATATCGGGGCGTTCGAGTAA
- a CDS encoding alpha/beta hydrolase: MPYLQLNPDTQLHYQLDDWTDPWTRADSVVLIHGFTESTEAWRPWVPNLGRRYRVIRYDQHGFGRSSPVTRSTVFTTEGFVEAAARIITTLAGGPAHVVGAKSGGLVAIELARLRPELVKTLTLASVPLDPPQPDKWMAHMEAHGVKSWARDTMPPRLGSRMPREGVEWWVNLMGSTAIETARTYMGWVSNLDVGSTLREVKQPTLVLTTTSPRRAYSRSDIDVYREKLPHAEIVSLPGDGYHVGASDPDECAKLTLDFLERHQ, encoded by the coding sequence ATGCCCTACCTCCAACTGAACCCCGACACCCAGCTCCATTACCAGCTCGACGACTGGACCGACCCCTGGACGCGCGCGGACAGCGTGGTGCTGATCCACGGCTTCACCGAATCCACCGAAGCGTGGCGGCCGTGGGTGCCCAATCTCGGCCGGCGCTATCGGGTCATCCGCTACGACCAGCACGGTTTCGGCCGTTCGAGCCCGGTCACGCGCAGCACCGTGTTCACCACCGAAGGCTTCGTCGAAGCCGCGGCACGCATCATCACGACGCTCGCCGGGGGTCCGGCGCACGTCGTCGGCGCGAAGAGCGGGGGGCTCGTCGCGATCGAGCTCGCGCGGCTGCGTCCCGAGCTGGTGAAGACGCTCACGCTCGCATCGGTCCCGCTCGATCCGCCGCAGCCCGACAAGTGGATGGCGCACATGGAAGCGCACGGCGTGAAGAGCTGGGCGCGCGACACCATGCCGCCGCGGCTGGGCAGCCGCATGCCGAGAGAAGGCGTCGAATGGTGGGTGAACCTCATGGGCAGCACCGCCATCGAGACCGCGCGCACCTACATGGGCTGGGTCAGCAACCTCGACGTCGGCAGCACGCTCCGAGAAGTGAAGCAGCCGACGCTCGTGCTGACCACCACGTCGCCGCGCCGCGCGTACAGCCGCTCGGACATCGACGTCTATCGCGAAAAGCTGCCGCACGCCGAGATCGTCTCGCTGCCGGGCGACGGCTATCACGTCGGCGCGAGCGACCCCGACGAATGCGCGAAGCTCACCCTGGATTTCCTCGAAAGGCATCAATGA
- a CDS encoding alpha/beta hydrolase: protein MPHLELQGCNLNYTIDDHTDPWTKPDTVLFVHGFTENTEAWRQWVPHFSRRYRVLRIDQRGFGKSGALPKEYELTTGRYVDDLAEVIRQLVGGKAHVVAGKSGGISVMTLAADHPELVKTATAICSPVTKPAAQGWIEEMERDGMRSWAKRTQRSRMGSKMSEAGIDWWSDMMGETAVSTAHSYLRWVGAIDIREDIKRIRVPTLVIGTDTRHRGREVFEGWQKTIPGSELVMLPVDGYHAAATDPDMTAAAVRSFIDKHS from the coding sequence ATGCCTCATCTCGAGTTACAAGGTTGTAACCTCAACTACACGATCGACGATCATACCGATCCGTGGACGAAACCGGACACCGTACTCTTCGTCCACGGCTTCACCGAGAACACCGAAGCGTGGCGCCAGTGGGTGCCGCATTTCTCGCGGCGCTACCGCGTGCTGCGCATCGATCAGCGCGGCTTCGGCAAATCCGGGGCGCTGCCCAAAGAGTACGAGCTCACGACCGGGCGCTACGTCGACGATCTCGCCGAGGTGATCAGGCAGCTCGTCGGCGGCAAGGCGCACGTCGTCGCGGGCAAGAGCGGCGGCATCAGCGTGATGACGCTCGCCGCCGATCATCCCGAGCTCGTGAAGACCGCCACCGCGATCTGCTCGCCCGTAACAAAGCCCGCGGCGCAGGGCTGGATCGAGGAGATGGAGCGCGACGGCATGCGCAGCTGGGCGAAGCGCACGCAGCGCAGCCGCATGGGCAGCAAGATGTCCGAAGCCGGAATCGACTGGTGGTCCGACATGATGGGCGAGACCGCGGTCTCCACCGCGCACTCTTACCTGCGCTGGGTGGGCGCGATCGACATCCGCGAGGACATCAAGCGCATCCGCGTGCCGACGCTCGTCATCGGCACCGACACCAGGCACCGCGGCCGCGAAGTGTTCGAAGGCTGGCAGAAGACCATTCCCGGGTCCGAGCTCGTGATGTTGCCCGTAGACGGGTATCACGCCGCGGCGACCGATCCGGACATGACGGCTGCCGCAGTTCGTTCCTTCATCGACAAACATTCGTAG
- a CDS encoding ankyrin repeat domain-containing protein: MRTSLVACGFALATVLPAAAQVAPSAAEAAAYSGLHAAAWKGDAAKIEKLAAASNVNARDAHGRTPLHVATFAKQHAAIRALVKAGADLSLLENDRYDAVTIASVANDEETLRLLLSLGASAKLVTSRYDGTALIAAAHLGHAGVVQQLIKAGAPLDHVNNLHWTALIESIVLGDGGPRHVQTLKALVDAGASTQLADRAGNTPLRLAKSRGYREMAQILEAKGAR; the protein is encoded by the coding sequence ATCCGGACATCTCTCGTGGCCTGCGGCTTCGCGCTCGCGACGGTGCTGCCCGCCGCGGCGCAGGTCGCACCGAGCGCCGCCGAGGCGGCGGCGTACAGCGGGCTGCACGCGGCGGCGTGGAAAGGCGACGCCGCGAAGATCGAGAAGCTCGCCGCCGCGTCCAACGTGAATGCGCGCGACGCGCACGGACGCACGCCGCTGCACGTCGCGACGTTCGCGAAGCAGCACGCCGCCATCCGCGCGCTGGTGAAAGCGGGTGCGGATCTGTCGTTGCTCGAGAACGATCGCTACGACGCGGTCACCATCGCGTCGGTCGCGAACGACGAGGAGACGCTGCGCCTGCTGCTTTCGCTCGGCGCGAGCGCGAAGCTCGTCACCAGCCGTTACGACGGCACCGCGCTGATTGCGGCCGCACACCTCGGTCACGCCGGCGTGGTACAGCAGCTCATCAAGGCCGGCGCGCCGCTCGACCACGTCAACAACCTGCATTGGACCGCGCTCATCGAGTCGATCGTCCTGGGCGACGGCGGGCCGCGTCACGTGCAGACGCTGAAGGCGCTGGTCGACGCCGGCGCGAGCACCCAGCTCGCCGATCGCGCGGGCAACACGCCGCTCAGGCTGGCGAAGTCGCGCGGTTACCGCGAAATGGCGCAGATACTGGAAGCGAAAGGCGCGCGGTAG
- a CDS encoding heme-binding protein — protein MRRIAKLVPAVLFAAASVAHAQGVRTERNLSLDLANQIAAGSVAACQANGYAVSATVVDRAGIVRAVQRADNAGPHTLAASERKAYTAASARNTTQAMMEASQKNHAAANLGDIPGFLLLGGGVPIRVGNDVIGAVGVGGAPGGHLDEQCAVAAIDKAKELLK, from the coding sequence CCAAGCTCGTCCCCGCCGTCCTTTTCGCCGCTGCATCAGTCGCTCACGCGCAGGGCGTGCGCACCGAGCGCAACCTCTCGCTCGATCTCGCCAACCAGATCGCCGCCGGCAGCGTGGCCGCGTGCCAGGCGAACGGCTACGCGGTGAGCGCGACCGTGGTCGACCGTGCCGGCATCGTGCGCGCGGTGCAGCGTGCGGACAATGCCGGTCCCCACACGCTGGCGGCGAGCGAGCGCAAGGCTTATACCGCGGCTTCCGCGAGGAACACCACGCAGGCGATGATGGAGGCCTCGCAGAAGAACCACGCCGCAGCTAACCTTGGCGATATTCCCGGGTTCCTGCTGCTCGGCGGCGGCGTGCCGATCCGCGTCGGCAACGACGTGATCGGCGCGGTCGGCGTCGGCGGCGCCCCGGGCGGACACCTCGACGAGCAGTGCGCCGTCGCCGCCATCGACAAAGCGAAGGAGCTGCTCAAGTGA